AATATCTACAAAAAAATACTTTTTATTGCATTTATATTTGGACTTCTTGTTACGCTTCCTGCATCCCTGAATGTCATTACACCGGGAAAAATTATTTTAAATATTTTTTCTTTTTCCGAATCAACAAAATTCTGGATTTATCATGTTCCCGAAAACATTGGGATTACAATGGAAGGACTCGGAGTTGTAGCATTATTTTTTTTAAGAGTATTAAACTCCGTTTCATTTGCATTGCTTATTGTTTTCACAACTTCATTTCCTGCTTTTATAAAATCATTTAAAATTATTGGTATTCCTGATACTTTCCTGATGATAATCTCACTTGCATACAAATTTATTTTTATTCTTTCAAAAACAATTGAAGAAACTTACATGTCTTTAAAATCAAGATTGTTTGGTAATGTAAAAAATAAAAATATCAGGAGAATAATCACAGGCAGGATCCATTTCATTTACAGGAAATCGAATTTAACTTATGAGCAAACCTATCAGGCAATGCTTTCAAGAGGCTATATGGGAAAAATAAAACTCATATCAGAAAAGAAATTATCGACAACAGATTATATAGCTTTATCAATTGCTGTCACATTCGGGATATTCATAATCATTATCGGGTAAGATGGAAAATATTATTGAATTACAAAATATAAGCTATTCTTATTTTAATAAAATAGCAGCTCTGAAAAACATAAATCTTAAAATAAACAGGGGGGAAATGTTTGCTGTTATTGGTCAGAACGGAAGTGGAAAATCAACCCTGCTTCACATTATTAATGGCTTGATACAAGCAGAAAGCGGGAAATATTTATTCAAAGGAAAAGAAGTAAGTGACAAAAGTTTAAAGGATAAAAATTTCTCATTGGAATTTCGTAAAAGCATGTCGTTTATATTTCAGAATCCCGAAATTCAACTCTTCTGCCCTACTGTTATGGACGAATTATTGTTTGCTCCTCTTCAACTGGAAATTTCAATTGAAGAAGCGAAAGAAAGAGTTGAAAAAACTTTGGAATATTTAGGAATAACCGAATTAAAAGATCGTCCTGTTTACATGCTTTCCGGCGGCGAAAAAAAGAAGGTTGCCATTGCATCATCATTAACAATAAACCCGGAAATCATTTTAATTGATGAACCGCTGGCTGGACTTGACCCAAAAACACAAACATTTTTTATTGAACTAATCCTCGAATTAAATAAAGCGGGCAAAACAATAATCTTCACAACTCATCATCTCGACCTGATAGACCATCTTCAGCCAACAGTCGCAGTGCTTTCGGAAGAACATACTATTCAGAAAATTGGAACAGCTGCAGAAATTTTAACTGATGAGGAATTTTTAATAAGCGTTAACCTTATTCATGAACATATTCACAGGCATGGCGAAGAAGTTCATAAACACTATCATTCACACTATGTCTTTCACAAACATTGAATTTCTGTCTTGAAAAGAAAAGTTATGATTTAAAAATCATAATAGAAATTATTCAGGCTTGTACGAAGTCCAAAATACACAAAGGTGCTGTGTTTATCAGCAACTGAAGAAGATTCCGTTCTATCAGAAACACCAATGGAAATATTTAAATTTGTAACAGGATTAACAAGATAGCTAATTCTAAAATCTTTATACATTAACTTTGTTTTAATACCTTGCCCAATGAAATTACCATATTCATGCGGATGTGTTTCATATGATTCAAAAATATCTTTACCATAGTTTACACCGGCACTATCAGCGCCATACACGGCATAATTAAACTTTAACTCTGCAAAAAATCTTTTGTAATTGTATTTTAAAAATGTAACCGATTCCCTGAAATTCGCTCCCAGCGGATGCGCCAGAGCTTCGTTATAATGCCCATAATTTTGCAGTGAGGTACGGCTTGAATAAGTATATGGACGTACAATATTATACTCTGTTTGAAAATATAAATTCTTTATTCCAAAAATATCAAACGATTTCAACCCGATTTGTTCAGCTTGCTTATTTCCCCACCAACCGCTATCAGACAATACTTCATGAATTTTAAATTCATCAATCATCAACTGACCATAAATAACATTGCTTCTTCTGATTTTATATGAAACATTTAAGCCAAGTAATGCATTATCCGGCGAACCTAGTGAAAATTCAACAGGTCTGAAGAAGATTATTGGATTTAAATAATTAACATCAAATCCTCGATAGCCTGTACTGTCAGCAGCTTTCCAAATTATTGCCTCAAAAAGCCCAACATTCAATCTTCGTGTTATAGCATAACTTAAATAATGAAAAGTTCCATATTTTTTCTTATAACCTAAATCGTATGCATGTGGTGTTTTTAAATCCTGAAACTGTGCATAAAGGTTAACATACTTAAGTCGCCAAACGTTGGTGGTTATTTTAAAATATGGATAGTTAAATGCATTATCTGAAAGTAATAATGAGCGATAACCATCACCAATAAAATTCTTCCCATGCCCAAATTGCAGGTTTACATATTTTGTAGGAGTGTATGAAATATATCCACTAGCCCATGCATAATCAAAACCATCACCTTTAAATTCTTTTATCTGGCCTTGCCCGGGAACCACAATATTATGTTTTATACTATTATCAAGATAATCAATAAACGTTGCTTGGTTTTCGTAAAATGTTGTAAAAAAAGAAAATTTATTTTCTATCGAACCTTCAACCTGAAAACCGCGCGTATTCACAAATTTATTACTACTGCTATCATTTAAATCATTACCTAATTCAAAATTAAAAACCGGATTTATCAATAATTTCAAACCTTCTTTATCAAGACTTATCAAGCTTTCATTAAAAACTTTATTAAAAATTCCATTACAAGCTTTTCTCTTGAAATTACTTCTATAATTATTTTGATTCTTTACCGAGTCAATATTTATTTCTTTATTTACTTCAGAAGTTAACCAAGGTTTAACAGCTGTATGAAAACTATTCCGTGGGAAATATAAACTTCTTGAAATATCATTGTTATAATCGTTAATTAAAGGAAAGTTTAATTGTTGAGAAAATAGCGGAGAAAATGAAAAAAGAATAAATGATAATAAAAGAATATTTTTTTGTTTCATAAAATTTTATTTGTCTTCAAGTACCACTGTTTCTATATTTTCTTTATCACCACATTTATTATTTTTCGATGGCAAAATTGCGTTTTTCAGTCTTCTTAATATCATTGTGATTGGAATCAAATATAAAAGCGTAGCAATAACAACAAGAGTAAGAGTAAGCCAAAATATTCCGATATGCTGTAATTGATAAGCAATTATTATAAATACAATTGTAGAAATAGACAATATTAAAGTAGCTTGCGAATGGGAGTATCCTAAATCAAGTAATTTATGATGAATATGCCCTCTATCTGCTTTAAACGGTGACTGCTGACGCATAATTCTTACAATCATCACTCTGATTGTATCATATAAAGGAAGAAAAAGTACAGCAATTGAAACAGCAGGCGATGACGCAATATAATATTTACCTGTAGTTACAGCATCAGCCTCATTAAACTCAATGACTAATACAGCAATAATAAAACCTATTAATAATGAGCCTGTATCACCCATAAAAATTTTATATTTTCCTTTAGATAAGTTATATGGCAGAAAACCAATAAGTGCTCCTGTTAATGAAAACGAAAGTATAGCACATTGATAATTTTCAACCAAATAAAACCAAATTCCAAATGCTAAAGAACAAACCATTCCTATTGCAGTTGCAAGCCCATCAATACCATCAATTAAGTTAAATGAATTTACCACAACAATAATTACAAACATGGTTAGTATAAAACTAAATAAGTATGGTATTTCAGTTATGCCAATAAATCCGTGCAAGTTTGTGAACCTTACATCGGCAAAAACAATAATAATAGCAGCTGATAAAATTTGCGTAGCTACTTTACTAAATGGAGAGATAACAAAAATATCATCTTTAAGTCCACTAAAAAATATCAACAAACAACTAGCAGCAATAAAAGGTAATTCGGGAAAAGGTGTATATGAACAAAAAATTAATGCCGAAAATTTAAAACCCGCAAAAATTGCTATACCTCCTAGTGTAGGAACTGCACCTGAATGCGATGTCCTACCATTAGGTAATGCACATAACAACTTTGCTTTTGCCAATTTAACAATAGGCGGAACAGACATATAACTGATAATTAAAGCTGAAAGTAAAGCTACAGCAATAATTATCCAATAATCAATATAATTCATTAACATTTCTTAATTCCAAAAAATTTCGCAAATTTACTTATAAAACTCCAATATTTTACGATAAAAAACAAATTATATAAATAATAAATTTATTCATATTTTTTTTAAATATATACAATAAAAACACACAAATCAAGCAAATAAACCAAGTACCTTACTTGATTTAATATTTTTAAATCGGAAATTGTACGTATTTAAATTTAAAAAGTTCCATGTTTTCCAATACAAATACTTTAAATCCCGATTCTCGCAAATCAAAATTTACAAATTAATAAAAAACTTTTTAATAAAAAATGAATGAATTTATAAATGGTAGGAAATTGGGGATAAGTGGTAAGGTTGGGTTGATAGATGATATTTATTTACAATCCTTTCCCTTTTAACATTACGATTATACCCTTCCAGATAATATTTATATCAAGCATCAATAAATTAAAAGATGAAGAATTGATATATTTGTCAATATATTCATATTCGTAAATAGGATTTCCCATTTCAGGAGTTCCTTTTTTAATATGCCCAAGGCCCAATAATCCCCCTCGAATAAGAAACCTTGTAACATTACCTTGTTGCAAATCTCTTTCATAGTGATGGATAGCCAATGGTCTGGGACCAACAATAGACATATCTCCTTTTAAAACATTAAAAAATTGCGGTATTTCATCTAAATAAAATTTCTTCACAAATTTTCCTAAATGAGTTCTTGATTCAGGTGTCCATTCTTTTGAAAATGCATGCCAGTCTCCTTTTGCTTGTAATTCTTTATCAATATATTTTTCTTTAATTAATCTGATTTTATATTTTTTAAATATTCTACCGGCACTAACAGCATTATAATAAAAAAACAAAGGACCTCTATTTTCCGGAATTAATATTCCTTCTATTAAATTAAAGATTAATAGACATAGTAATATTGGAGAACAACATAACAAAATTAAAAAAGACACAATCTTATCAAAAATCAACTTGAATATAGGTACTTCCAATGGTTTTTTTATTTCAAATAGACTTTTATATTTAATCTTTATCTCTTCTGTAGGAGGCTTATATGGAAAAGCTTCCTTGGGTTCTTGATTATTTGACATTTTTTATAATGATTTAATATCTATTAATGAACAATCATAAATAAGTAATTGTAATTATATTATAATCTATCAAATATTTTTACATTAAAGTTCTCTAATATCTTTTATATTCGTAGTATTTCAAAATAATATTAGTAACTGTTTAAAATTTATTCAATAATAATTTTATAGAAGCAATATAAATCATTGCTTGACTAGTTTCAAGTAAATACTCAAAATCTTTACTTAATCTTCTAAAGTTTTCAAACCAAGAAAAAGTTCTTTCAATCAACCATCTTTTAGGACTTACTTTATTGATAAATTGGCACTTTATTTTGGGAGAAATAAATAAAGATAAATCATGTTCTTGCTTAACTTTCTCAATAAGATTACCCCTATAGCCACAGTCTGCATACATACGTTTTATTCCAAAAGTATTTTCAAATAAATTTTTGATTGTCAACTGCGCACCTACACTATCATGAATATTTGCAGGATGCACAAGATTTGATATTATGTTACCTAAAGAATCAACAATAACATGGCGTTTTCTGCCATTGATCTTTTTATTGCCATCATATCCTCTTAATCCACCAATACGTGTTGTTTTGATGGATTGCGAATCAATAATAGCCATTGAACATTCTGCTGGCTTGTTTGACAATATTCTTATCTTCTCTACAAGCATATCGTTGATATATGTGAACATTTCTTCGTCTCGCCACTTTGAAAAATAGTAGTAAACCAACTGCCATTTAGGAAAATTTTTGGGTAAGTGACGCCATTGACAACCTGTAACAAGCAGGTAAAATATCGCATCGAATATAACTCGCAAATCATGTTTTCGCTTTCTTTTATTGCTATCTAAATATTTTTCTATAATTTTCCACTGTGCATCGCTTGAATCGGTAGGGTACATTTTTTTGAAGTTTTGGTCGACCTCAAATAAAATAGATTATCCTATCGGTTCTCGATGTACGTTATAATTTATCTTAACATAATTTTAAACAGTTTCTGAAATAATTTTTATTTACGATCAATAAATGTGATACTTTTGGATTCAACTGATTTAATAACTACTTTTTGAATTTGATTAACAAAAGAAAGGTTATTAAACTTTTTAGAATGTTCAATAATAAAATCTTTATTGAATTTTATTTTTTCAAATTTCATGACAGCATCAATAATATCATCAGGATCTTGTTTTTCAAAATACAAAGCTGTTGATTCATCTATATTAGCACCATTATATGCAATTTGTGTTTCCAAAACACCTCCCTTACCATAAGCAATTACAGGTCTTCCGGCAGCATTTGCCTCAAGTGGAGTTATGCCATAATCTTCCAGTTGAGGAAAAATCAATGCTTTACAATTTGTATAAAGTTTCTCTAATTCTTCGTCATTTACGCCATCTTTAAAGATTATATTGTTTTTTGCTATTGATTGTAAATATTGTTTTTGAGTACCCGAACCAACAATAATTAATTTATAATTTAATTGGTTAAATGCTTCAATAGCAATATCTACTTTTTTATATGGCTCCATTCGGGAAACAATCAAATAATAGTTTTCATCTTTTGCTTCACCAGTATATTTATTCTCTTTAATAGGGGGATTTATTAAAAAATCAGATTCTCTATTATATGATTTTTTAATAGCACTTATAGTAGATTTACTATTTGCTATAAAAATATCTACTCTTTGTGCTGATTTATAATCAATTTTTTTATAATACCAACGTAACAAATCAAAAATTATTTTTTTTAGTTTTCCTGCATTCTTATATTGAGTATATGAGTTTGGATACCATAATAAGCGAAATGGTTGATGACAATACGAAATCACAATAGTTTTTTTTCCATACTTTGCATATTTTGCACCAGTTGTAGTTGATTGCAAAACTACATCATATTTTTTTAAATCTATTGATTTTGCTGCCCATACACCAAAAGGGAAAAAAAGTTTTTTATACGAAAATTCATTCTTGGTTATTTTGTTATACCATGAAGTATGAATTTTATAATTCCTAAATTCAGGAAATGTAGCTTCTGGGTAATATACAGAAGAAAAAATATCAGCTTCAGGAAATGCCTGAATAAAATATAAAAATACTCTTTCTGCTCCTCCCCTGCATATTATTCCATCATGAATTAATGCTATTTTCATTACAAATTGTTTATTATATTTAATAGTTTTTTTGCTGATTTATCCCAATTAAACCTTTTTACATTTTCAGTTCCCAGTTTTATCAAATTTATTCTTTGATTTTCATTGGCAACTATATCTCTTATCGCATTTGAAATACTCTCTATATTATAAGGATCGAAATACATTGCTGCTGAATTACAAACTTCTCTTAAAACAGGAATATCTGACACTAATACAGGGCAAGAAAAACGCATTGCTTCCAAAGGAGGTATCCCGAACCCCTCATAAATAGATGGATAAATAAATGCTATTGCACCTTCATAATAAAATGCTAATTCATCATCTGATACATAACCTAAAAATTTAATGTTGTTTTCATTAACTAATTCATAATTTTTTTTAAAATTTGAATTCTGTGATCCTATAATAAGTAATTCTATTGAATCATCATTAATGTTATTAAATGCTTCTATTAATCTTTTTAAATTTTTCCTAGGGTCAATTGAAGAAACTGTAAGTAGATATCTTTTCTTGTTTTTTTTATTTTCTGTTATATTTAAATTTGAAGACACAGCATTAGGTACTACTATGATTTTATTTTTATTAATTCCATAATAGGATGATATTTCTCCTTTTGAAAATTCACTTACTGTTATAATAGCTTTTGATGAATTTAATAATCGTGGAATTAAAAATTTATAAAATATTCTAAATTTAAAAGAAAATGATTCCTTAAAACGGATAAATGCAATATCATGAACAGTGCTTATTTTGTTATTATAAATTATTGGCGCCGTATTACACAAGTTAATTAAAAGTGGGTTAGCTTTTTTTTTTAAAAAATTAGGTAATTCAAATTGTTCCCATATATGGCCTGAATATTTACCAAAACGAATGAGTTCTGCATTTTCTGGTAGTAATTGATATAAAGAATCTTTTTGGGGAGCTAAAAATATTAAATTTATATCTAAGTTAAGAATAGACTGAGAAATTTCATAAGCAAAGCGTTGTACCCCTGAAATTCTTTGTGTTAAAAAACGAGCATTAATATATACAGTTCTTTTCAAATTATTATTTTTTCAATTTGCCCGAATAAAGAAATGGCAATTTCCTTCGATTATTATTAATAAACGTTCCTAATGATGAATGTAATAATCTTTTTTTCAACAAACCATAATACATATAAAGCTTTCCAAATTCATTTCCATTGTATCCTTTAACTGACTTAAAAAACTCCTTATAGCTATTGATATAATTTATATCACTTTTCCCTTCTAGTCTAAATTTTGTTAACGTTTTAGGGATATATATAAAATTACAATGGTTAAATAATAATCGATGAATAAGTTCCGAATCCATTGCATATTTATATTCTAAAGAGTATACCCCAAACTTATTATATAACGATTTTGAAACGAAAGTAGCCGGATGAAATATTGACATATATTTCCAAATTTTAGAAATCTCAGGAATGAGGGAATATTCATTTTTATTATTAAAATAAGTGATATCTCCATAAAAAACAGCTTCACTAAATCCATTTTCTTGATATGCATTAACTACGCTTTCTATAGTTTCCGGATAGTATTTGTCATCACAATTTAATATTCCAATTATATCACCTTTTGCCTGCTTTATTCCTTTATTAAATGCATCACTTATTCCATTATCTTTTTCAGATTTCCATGCTGTAATTATGTCTAAATTTTTTTTTATAATATCAAGACTCGAATCAGTTGAACCACCATCTACAACAATGTATTCAATATTTTTATAGGTCTGCGATCTAACACTATCAACGCACTCCTGTATATGATCTTCGCCATTATATATAATTGTAATAATTGATACCAATATATTATTATGCATACTTAAACTTAATTCTTATGGTATTTGCTCCATATACTAATAATAACGAAGTTAAAATATAACCTCCATATGCTTCACCATTTAACATGATTAAAATAAATAACCACGAAGCAATGAAAGGCAATGAATCAAATGCTTTTTTAAACAAAAATATAAAGTATAATAAATAGAAAAAACCTAATTGATAAACTATTTCGGCAATCGTTGAAGTAACAAACAAACTATCATTAATTTTGCCTATACCAAAAACTATATTCTTTGATGCAATTTTAAATGCTTTATCTGTGCTTGACAATCTAGATTCCAACGACAAATTATTATCACTTTTTTTTGAAAGCTTTTCAATAGCCTGCTCTTTAATATATGAACTTATGGGTATACCGTATTTACTCTCTGCAAAATTAATAAGGCTAATAACTCCAACTAACGAAACTATTAACCACATAAATACTCTATTCCTAATATTATTATCATTAAAAAAAAATATTATTAAACATCCGAGCAATAATAATAAAAAACCTGATGTTGAAAAAGCTAAAAGAAATGATAATATATAGAATGGAAGTTTCTTATACTCCTTCATTTTAAAAATCAACCAATAAAAACTAAAGCCCAGATTAAAAGCCCATGCACCAGGTTCCCAGAAAATGCTTTGAACCCTAAAATCATTGATAAATCTGTCCGTATATATGAATATATTATAATAACCCTTCCGATCCAATTCGCCACCAAAACCGACAGCGTATCTCACAGGAAATCTTGTAATAATTGAATAATCAATCAGGGATATGGAACCAAACACTATAGCTACAATCGAAAGGATGAAAATAACTCTGGCATATTTATCTAAAATTGATATTAAGTTATCATTAGAGAAGAGAGAGAGAATTATATAGGTAAGCGTAAGATTAAGAACATTTAAATAATTTATATTATTCTGAAAGTTTATAATAGAGCTTAAAATTGGAAAACCTGCTAAAAAAAGAACAAATATATTTGGAATTTGTATTTTAAATGAACTATTCCATAAAAGTAAAAAAAGATAAATGAATAAGCAAATAAACATTATACCCCATACAAAATATTTATTTTCAAAAATAGCCCATGAGCCATTAGCATATACAAATATTACAGCAAGGATATATTCAAATATTTTCAAGAAACGTAAAGGAATCATTGAACTTTCTTTAAAAATTTGGCAGGAGCTCCACCCCAGATTTCATTAGCAGGAATATTCTTATTAACAACACTCCCTGCTCCAATTATAGAATTTTCGCCAATGGTCACTCCTTTCAAAATAATGCAATGTCCGCCGATCCATGCTCCAGATTTTATTACTACCGGAAAAGACTTAATATTGTTATCAGGAATATTGTTTACATAAGGATTCATTCTTTGGATTGGATCGATGGAATGAAAATCCGTATCATATATTTTACAACTTCCGCCCACCAGAACATTATTTTCAATTGTTATGGAATTATAACAAAGAATTGTTGAATTTGAAATTCCCACATTATCTCCAAGCGACAAATTGGAATTTTTATTAACCAAAATAGAGGTGCGAGTGTCGCCACCAATTATATTATAATTTTTTCCACTGCTAATCGTGACATTTTTTCCAATTAATATTTTTCCACGATTCCTTATATAAATGCTACCATATATTGTAGGGAAATTAGCCATCTTTATTCTGGCAATTTTCAAAATAATAAAATTGTAGGTAATCGTTATGAATTTAAAAAAAATAAAAAATTTAATAAAATTTTTAATTTTTATTTTCATGATATTTATTTTAAATTTCTCTTATCTTTTTGAACTTATTTTATTATAACTAATATATTTATTCATTAACTTTCCATTTTATTCGAAATCCTCAATTGCAATCAACAAGTTGATGGTTTTTCGTTGATATTTACTTAGGCTATTATTTAAGGAAGCACTAACCTATCACTGAAAGCAAAAGACTGTTAGGAATCATTTCGTTTATTAAGTATCAATGTCATACCTGGTTTAAAATCAGGTGGACAAATTGAAAACATAAAGTTAATTATACCCATATGTTTTGCTTTATTAATAATATCTGATTGATGATTTGTATATTTATAATCGAAATAGTTACAAAAAGAAAAACCTTCAATTTCAAATCCGCTTTCTATCGCATAATTTATTAGCTCCCTTTTTGTGTATTCCCTATAATGACCTGGATCACTATTGTTTTCTCTAATTAGCATATATGGATTTATACCCCAAAGAAGTTTAAGTCTTTTATGAATGGCTGCTGCATTTGGAGTTTGGATGATGAGTTTTCCGTTTTTATTTAACAAGGAATAAAGAAATTTAAGCACCAAACATGGAGAAGTATATAAATGCTCTAATACTTCGGCAAATACTATTATATCATACAACCCAATATCTTTTCGCCAAAGTTCTCTATTTTGAGCTTCATTAAGATCAAACTGAATCGTTTTTCCAAATGACCGGTTAGAAT
This window of the Bacteroidales bacterium genome carries:
- a CDS encoding energy-coupling factor transporter transmembrane component T — encoded protein: MENKIPSYLLNTEEINIHSFQRNKLPFIDRTIHNSAKAIKSIYTQAENASKKNIINEINPKIKFISLLYIAIVISLANNIFSQFLLSCFILLIIISSNLNILNIYKKILFIAFIFGLLVTLPASLNVITPGKIILNIFSFSESTKFWIYHVPENIGITMEGLGVVALFFLRVLNSVSFALLIVFTTSFPAFIKSFKIIGIPDTFLMIISLAYKFIFILSKTIEETYMSLKSRLFGNVKNKNIRRIITGRIHFIYRKSNLTYEQTYQAMLSRGYMGKIKLISEKKLSTTDYIALSIAVTFGIFIIIIG
- a CDS encoding ABC transporter ATP-binding protein; translated protein: MENIIELQNISYSYFNKIAALKNINLKINRGEMFAVIGQNGSGKSTLLHIINGLIQAESGKYLFKGKEVSDKSLKDKNFSLEFRKSMSFIFQNPEIQLFCPTVMDELLFAPLQLEISIEEAKERVEKTLEYLGITELKDRPVYMLSGGEKKKVAIASSLTINPEIILIDEPLAGLDPKTQTFFIELILELNKAGKTIIFTTHHLDLIDHLQPTVAVLSEEHTIQKIGTAAEILTDEEFLISVNLIHEHIHRHGEEVHKHYHSHYVFHKH
- a CDS encoding MraY family glycosyltransferase, with the translated sequence MNYIDYWIIIAVALLSALIISYMSVPPIVKLAKAKLLCALPNGRTSHSGAVPTLGGIAIFAGFKFSALIFCSYTPFPELPFIAASCLLIFFSGLKDDIFVISPFSKVATQILSAAIIIVFADVRFTNLHGFIGITEIPYLFSFILTMFVIIVVVNSFNLIDGIDGLATAIGMVCSLAFGIWFYLVENYQCAILSFSLTGALIGFLPYNLSKGKYKIFMGDTGSLLIGFIIAVLVIEFNEADAVTTGKYYIASSPAVSIAVLFLPLYDTIRVMIVRIMRQQSPFKADRGHIHHKLLDLGYSHSQATLILSISTIVFIIIAYQLQHIGIFWLTLTLVVIATLLYLIPITMILRRLKNAILPSKNNKCGDKENIETVVLEDK
- a CDS encoding sugar transferase; the encoded protein is MSNNQEPKEAFPYKPPTEEIKIKYKSLFEIKKPLEVPIFKLIFDKIVSFLILLCCSPILLCLLIFNLIEGILIPENRGPLFFYYNAVSAGRIFKKYKIRLIKEKYIDKELQAKGDWHAFSKEWTPESRTHLGKFVKKFYLDEIPQFFNVLKGDMSIVGPRPLAIHHYERDLQQGNVTRFLIRGGLLGLGHIKKGTPEMGNPIYEYEYIDKYINSSSFNLLMLDINIIWKGIIVMLKGKGL
- a CDS encoding IS5 family transposase is translated as MYPTDSSDAQWKIIEKYLDSNKRKRKHDLRVIFDAIFYLLVTGCQWRHLPKNFPKWQLVYYYFSKWRDEEMFTYINDMLVEKIRILSNKPAECSMAIIDSQSIKTTRIGGLRGYDGNKKINGRKRHVIVDSLGNIISNLVHPANIHDSVGAQLTIKNLFENTFGIKRMYADCGYRGNLIEKVKQEHDLSLFISPKIKCQFINKVSPKRWLIERTFSWFENFRRLSKDFEYLLETSQAMIYIASIKLLLNKF
- a CDS encoding glycosyltransferase, with the protein product MKIALIHDGIICRGGAERVFLYFIQAFPEADIFSSVYYPEATFPEFRNYKIHTSWYNKITKNEFSYKKLFFPFGVWAAKSIDLKKYDVVLQSTTTGAKYAKYGKKTIVISYCHQPFRLLWYPNSYTQYKNAGKLKKIIFDLLRWYYKKIDYKSAQRVDIFIANSKSTISAIKKSYNRESDFLINPPIKENKYTGEAKDENYYLIVSRMEPYKKVDIAIEAFNQLNYKLIIVGSGTQKQYLQSIAKNNIIFKDGVNDEELEKLYTNCKALIFPQLEDYGITPLEANAAGRPVIAYGKGGVLETQIAYNGANIDESTALYFEKQDPDDIIDAVMKFEKIKFNKDFIIEHSKKFNNLSFVNQIQKVVIKSVESKSITFIDRK
- a CDS encoding glycosyltransferase family 1 protein yields the protein MKRTVYINARFLTQRISGVQRFAYEISQSILNLDINLIFLAPQKDSLYQLLPENAELIRFGKYSGHIWEQFELPNFLKKKANPLLINLCNTAPIIYNNKISTVHDIAFIRFKESFSFKFRIFYKFLIPRLLNSSKAIITVSEFSKGEISSYYGINKNKIIVVPNAVSSNLNITENKKNKKRYLLTVSSIDPRKNLKRLIEAFNNINDDSIELLIIGSQNSNFKKNYELVNENNIKFLGYVSDDELAFYYEGAIAFIYPSIYEGFGIPPLEAMRFSCPVLVSDIPVLREVCNSAAMYFDPYNIESISNAIRDIVANENQRINLIKLGTENVKRFNWDKSAKKLLNIINNL
- a CDS encoding glycosyltransferase family 2 protein — its product is MHNNILVSIITIIYNGEDHIQECVDSVRSQTYKNIEYIVVDGGSTDSSLDIIKKNLDIITAWKSEKDNGISDAFNKGIKQAKGDIIGILNCDDKYYPETIESVVNAYQENGFSEAVFYGDITYFNNKNEYSLIPEISKIWKYMSIFHPATFVSKSLYNKFGVYSLEYKYAMDSELIHRLLFNHCNFIYIPKTLTKFRLEGKSDINYINSYKEFFKSVKGYNGNEFGKLYMYYGLLKKRLLHSSLGTFINNNRRKLPFLYSGKLKK
- a CDS encoding O-antigen ligase family protein; this encodes MKIFEYILAVIFVYANGSWAIFENKYFVWGIMFICLFIYLFLLLWNSSFKIQIPNIFVLFLAGFPILSSIINFQNNINYLNVLNLTLTYIILSLFSNDNLISILDKYARVIFILSIVAIVFGSISLIDYSIITRFPVRYAVGFGGELDRKGYYNIFIYTDRFINDFRVQSIFWEPGAWAFNLGFSFYWLIFKMKEYKKLPFYILSFLLAFSTSGFLLLLLGCLIIFFFNDNNIRNRVFMWLIVSLVGVISLINFAESKYGIPISSYIKEQAIEKLSKKSDNNLSLESRLSSTDKAFKIASKNIVFGIGKINDSLFVTSTIAEIVYQLGFFYLLYFIFLFKKAFDSLPFIASWLFILIMLNGEAYGGYILTSLLLVYGANTIRIKFKYA
- a CDS encoding acyltransferase yields the protein MKIARIKMANFPTIYGSIYIRNRGKILIGKNVTISSGKNYNIIGGDTRTSILVNKNSNLSLGDNVGISNSTILCYNSITIENNVLVGGSCKIYDTDFHSIDPIQRMNPYVNNIPDNNIKSFPVVIKSGAWIGGHCIILKGVTIGENSIIGAGSVVNKNIPANEIWGGAPAKFLKKVQ
- a CDS encoding class I SAM-dependent methyltransferase, translated to MRKDTLMDYINLNDMTGYMHYHAPRYKVLHKLIHDYNFDKAKILDIGNSKFSEMLSELINCQVDELGFNKDSNRSFGKTIQFDLNEAQNRELWRKDIGLYDIIVFAEVLEHLYTSPCLVLKFLYSLLNKNGKLIIQTPNAAAIHKRLKLLWGINPYMLIRENNSDPGHYREYTKRELINYAIESGFEIEGFSFCNYFDYKYTNHQSDIINKAKHMGIINFMFSICPPDFKPGMTLILNKRNDS